From the genome of Motacilla alba alba isolate MOTALB_02 chromosome 13, Motacilla_alba_V1.0_pri, whole genome shotgun sequence, one region includes:
- the APBB3 gene encoding LOW QUALITY PROTEIN: amyloid-beta A4 precursor protein-binding family B member 3 (The sequence of the model RefSeq protein was modified relative to this genomic sequence to represent the inferred CDS: inserted 1 base in 1 codon), with protein sequence MLGKDYMLAIVLVNCDDNLWSDQSLETDPDLPPGWRKICDSLGTYYWHVPTGTTQWQHPARSTGPGGHTEADGDETLQPPLGREFPLTAPSLCRHSLSWHGDDFQHSAEPGSKCFAVRSLGWVEIPEEDLAPGKSSIAVNNCIQQLSNSKGQGSAENQGEGQDLVMILKKDTMSLVDPLDRSLIHRQPILNIRVWGVGCNNGRDRDFAFVASDKDTCVLKCHVFHCNVPAKGIAKALHEMCSKIVAERAVASSRLPRAATLEPISAEDLPLQVDILEAVRQSMQTYEALYIGSLPVPRAMGMDVLNEAIEKLTRRPGRENWTPSLIYVSDTAMRVHPAQVGGEQGAVAGAGAALPPAERPRGAAGLPGRRPGLDGPAGSPQEPEEAAHIWECQVRYVTFLGVGRDAHTFALIVDTGRRFQCAAFWCEPDAGTISEAVQAACMVQYQKCLVAAAPGAKAKSAAGRGPGRAXRPRGTLPAGRPRRGGGGGGAGAGARKRGLFSFLEVFRLRRALLHSP encoded by the exons aTGCTGGGCAAGGACTACATGCTGGCCATCGTCCTGGTCAACTGCGACG ACAACCTCTGGAGCGACCAGAGCCTGGAGACAGACCCTGACCTCCCCCCGGGCTGGAGGAAAATCTGTGACTCTCTGGGTACCTATTACTGGCATGTGCCAACAGGCACAACACAGTGGCAGCACCCTGCACGCAGCACTGGCCCAGGAGGGCACACGGAGGCTGATGGAGATGAGACACTCCAG CCTCCCCTTGGA AGGGAGTTTCCCCTCactgccccatccctctgcaGGCACTCACTGTCCTGGCATGGAGATGACTTCCAGCACAGCGCAGAGCCCGGCTCCAAG TGCTTTGCTGTGCGCTCTCTGGGCTGGGTTGAGATCCCTGAGGAGGACCTGGCACCTGGCAAGAGCAGCATCGCCGTCAACAACTgcatccagcagctctccaaCAGCAAgggccagggctctgcagagaacCAGGGCGAG ggccaggaccTAGTGATGATTCTGAAGAAGGACACCATGAGCCTGGTGGACCCCCTGGACCGCAGCCTCATCCACCGCCAGCCCATCCTCAACATCCGCGTCTGGGGCGTGGGCTGCAACAACGGCAG GGACAG AGACTTCGCCTTCGTGGCCAGTGACAAGGACACCTGCGTCCTCAAGTGTCACGTCTTCCACTGCAACGTGCCTGCCAAGGGCATCGCCAAGGCTCTGCATGAGATGTGCTCCAAG ATCGTGGCCGAGAGAGCTGTAGCGAGCAGCAGGCTGCCCCGCGCCGCCACGCTGGAGCCCATCTCCGCCGAGGACCTGCCACTGCAAG TGGATATCCTGGAAGCGGTGAGGCAGTCGATGCAGACCTACGAGGCGCTGTACATCGGCAGCCTGCCCGTGCCCAGGGCCATGG GGATGGATGTGTTGAACGAGGCCATCGAGAAGCTGACGAGGCGCCCCGGGCGGGAGAACTGGACGCCTTCCCTCATCTACGTGTCGGACACGGCCATGAGGGTGCACCCGGCGCAGGTGGGGGGGGAACAGGGGGCTGTGGCCGGAgcgggcgcggcgctgcccccgGCAGAGCGGCCCCGGGGGGCGGCAGGGCTGCccgggcggcggccggggctgGATGGGCCCGCGGGGTCCCCGCAGGAGCCCGAGGAGGCGGCGCACATCTGGGAGTGCCAGGTGCGGTACGTGACCTTCCTGGGGGTGGGCCGGGACGCGCACACCTTCGCGCTCATCGTGGACACGGGGCGACGCTTCCAGTGCGCGGCCTTCTGGTGCGAGCCCGACGCCGGCACCATCTCGGAGGCGGTGCAGGCCGCCTGCATG GTGCAGTACCAGAAGTGCCTCGTGGCCGCCGCGCCGGGGGCGAAGGCGAAGAGCGCGGCTggccgggggccgggccggg ggcggccgcgggggaCGCTGCCCGCGGGGCGGCCAAggcgggggggcggcggcggcggggcgggggccggggcccGCAAGCGGGGACTCTTCTCCTTCCTGGAGGTGTTCCGCCTCCGGCGGGCCCTCCTGCACAGCCCGtag
- the SRA1 gene encoding LOW QUALITY PROTEIN: steroid receptor RNA activator 1 (The sequence of the model RefSeq protein was modified relative to this genomic sequence to represent the inferred CDS: deleted 2 bases in 1 codon; substituted 1 base at 1 genomic stop codon) produces the protein MAESYVKPGNQERGWNDPPQFSYGLQAQAGGSRRTPLTRRAPPPPAGAPPGAPPGPAQRPRRPRRAAPPGAGAAPAGLCRRCPAGRGPAERGVPGAGGSAACPPTPSAPLRAALDACRAAVQKQVCNDIGRRLTVLEDAWAQGKLSAPVRKRXASWCKVWELQQQHWDAADEIHRSLMVDPRERGEPVMVGVKRLIAETRDLPAGETDGSADTEPATEPATEPATEPEQEEP, from the exons ATGGCGGAGTCCTACGTGAAGCCGG GGAACCAGGAGCGCGGCTGGAACGACCCCCCGCAGTTCTCGTACGGGCTGCAGGCGCAAGCCGGGGGCTCCCGCCGGACCCCGCTCACCCGCCGGGCCCCCCCTCCGCCCGCGGGGGCACCTCCAG gtgcCCCCCCGGGCCCCGCCCAGCGCCCCCGCCGaccccgccgcgccgcccccccGGGCGCTGGGGCCGCCCCCGCAGGGCTctgccggcgctgccccgcgggCCGAGGGCCGGCCGAGCGCGGCGTGCCCGGAGCAGGAGGGAGTGCAGCGTGTCCGCCGACACCGTCC GCCCCGCTGCGGGCAGCCTTGGACGCCTGCCGGGCCGCGGTGCAG AAACAAGTGTGCAATGACATTGGGCGGCGGCTGACAGTGCTGGAGGACGCGTGGGCTCAGGGGAAGCTGTCGGCACCAGTGAGGAAGAGATGAGCCTCCTGGTGCAAGGTATGGG agcttcagcagcagcactgggatgcaGCTGATGAGATCCACCGCTCGCTTATGGTGGACCCACGTGAACGAGGTGAGCCAGTGATGGTGGGCGTCAAGCGCCTCATCGCCGAGACGCGGGACCTGCCCGCCGGAGAGACGGACGGCAGCGCCGACACCGAGCCCGCGACCGAGCCCGCGACCGAGCCCGCGACCGAGCcggagcaggaggagccctgA